The nucleotide window GGGTAGAAGTGGATTTGAAACATTTCCATAAAGTCAAAATCGCAGGAGACATTGAAAACTCCGACAGTATGCTGGTTTTATCCCATTTCAAGGGACACGGTATGAGTGGTTTTGGAGGAGCAATTAAGAATCTGGCCATGGGATGCGCATCAGCCCCTGGAAAAATTGAACAACACCGGTGTGCTCAACCAGTGATAAATGATAATTGTAACGCTTGTGGGAAATGTCTTGCTTCCTGCCCATTATCGATCATTACTCTGGTAGAAGATAAAGCAGTAATTAATCTGGACGCATGTGTAGCCTGCAATAACTGCCTGTCCGCCTGCCCGGAATCAGCTATAGAACTGGATTTCAATTCACTAACTGAATTCATGGAAAGAATGGTGGAATACGCATATGGTGCTGTAAAAAGCAAAAAAGGAAAAGTTGGTTACATTAACTTCCTCATGGACATTACCCCAGACTGTGACTGTGAAGCATTCAGTGATGCACCCATAGTTCCAGACATTGGAATACTGGCATCTACCGATCCAGTGGCCCTGGATAGTGCAAGCTATGATCTGGTGAACCAGCAAGTGGGACTGGAAAATTCCCTACTTGAACATCAACACCTTCAGGGAAGTGATAAATTCAGAGGAATTTGGGAAGGTGTTAATGGGAGGGTTCTGCTGGAATATGCAGAGGAAGTGGGATTAGGTTTTCAAGAATATGAGATGATAAATCTATAAAGCTTACAGGTTTATGGATGAATTATGAACCTATTGATTTATAGATGGATTATGAACTTACTGAGACTTATAGATGGATTATGAACTTACTGAGACTTATAGATGGATTATGGGCCTATCGGGATTTATATGTCGGAGTATAAGCTATTAAGATTATTATGGGGTATAAACCTATAAATGGGGTTATAAGCCATTAAGATATATTAATGAATAATCCATTAATATGATACAAGTTAAGTTTTATTGACCTTTTTGCACCGGCCTCTGGAATTTTAAAGTCATAATTATGTGCAGTTTTTCAGGATGCAGAAATTGGGCATATAAATTTTTCCATTTTTTTCCCAGAGCAATGTATTAAATAAATGATAATAAAACAAAAGTAGTAAAGTGTTAATTTTTTAATTTACAATAAATCTGGATAAGAGAGGGGTTTTAAATGGACACAGCTTACACTTGGCTGATACTGGGGATAATTGGCGCATTAATAATGTTAGGTATTCAATTTTATTCTAAACGAGTTTTAACAATCAAAAAAATATTGGAAATAACCCTTCTATCTTTACTGGTTGTCACGGTAGGTTTCGGTTCCATCTGGGCTGCTATTGGTCATTCATTCTTTGCTAACCAGGTGGCTTCATCAATTGGATGGGCGCCTGGAAGTCCATTCCAGCAGGAAGTAGCTTTTGCCAATCTGGCATTTGGTGTTCTGGGAATATTGTGCATCTGGATCAGAGGCAATTTCTGGACCGCTACTGTCATAGGAGTTTCCATCTTCCTCCTGGGGGATGCCCTGGGACATATAACTAACATCTTTGCCACCGGTAACCAAGCTTCTGGAAATGCAGGAGCGGTTCTGGTTCTGGATATACTGGTGCCAGTACTTTTAATTACCCTTTTAGCGGTCTACAGGGTCATGGAAGAAAGGGCAGTACGCAGTGCCATTAAAAGTCTAGAAAGGTCACTGTAACCGGAGAAGTCACTGCAATGGGAAAGATCACTTAATAAGAAAGTTCATTTTATATGAAAGGTCACCAGTGGGTATGTAAGGTTATTATATTTTTAAAAAGCTTATTATAATGAGGTTAACATTTGCCGGACAAAAATGCAATTAAATCCACAGGAATCAATGCCAAGCGTATAGAAACCCTGGTTGATGGTGTTTTCGCAATAGCCATGACCCTCCTGGTTTTGGGGATTACTGTACCATCAATAGCCAACCCCACTGAAGCTGGACTTTATCAGGCTCTAATCAATCTTTTACCCAATTTTTACAGTTACTTTATCAGTTTCATTCTTCTGGCTGTTTTCTGGAGAATCAATCACAACCAGTTTAACCGGATTAAAAGAGCAGATGGTACTTTGCTGTGGATAATTATTATTTGGTTACTTTTCGTGGCATTACTGCCCTTTTCAGCCTTTTTTATAGGGGAATATGGGAATTTCCGGATTCCCAACATATTCTTCGACCTGAATCTTTTTGCTATAGGTTTTCTTTTATTCTTAAACTGGCGTCATGCACTCAACAGTGGGCTGGTGGATGGTGTTGATGATGAAATGAGAAGAACCAGTTTAAGGCTTAATTTAATACTACCAGTAATTTCTTTACTTGCATTGGGGGTTACATACCTCCCATTTATGAAAGAAGTGGGATATGCTTGGTCAAGCCTAGTTTATCTTATTATCCCCTTAATGAAACGTTTTTACTAAAGTATTATGGATTAATATCTTGAGTAGATCAAATCAGATGGTTAATACTGTAATCAGGATGTATAATCAATTAAAAATTAGATTTATAATTCACTGCAATTTATAAACCAGGAAATAATGGATTAAAATCAGTGGATATTAATGGATTAGAATTAAAATCGATACACATTATAAATCAATATCATCTATCAGTTAAAATCGAACACATTAATAAATCAATATCATCTATAGCTAAAAATTGATATCCAGAATCTCTTTAATATTACCTACTACAACATCAGCCGCATCAAAAACTTTTTGGGGTGTTTCTTCAGCTTGTTGTGTGGTTAAAACACCAACATCTGCTTCTTTAAGTGCAAGGATATCGTTGGCACTGTTACCTACCATCATCACCCGATATCTACTTTTCAGTCCGGCCACAATTTCCTTTTTTCTCCAGGAATCTGCTGTGCCGAAAACATTTTCCGATGGAATGTGAATGAAACTGGCCAGTTCCTCCAGGGACTTCATCCTGTCTCCTGATGCCACGTAAATATGGAATGATCTTTTTTTGAGTTCTTCCACCACCTCTTGAACTTCCGGGAATATTTTACCTCCAGCGGTGATGGTGAATTCAATGTGCCCTGTTCTGGTGTTCATTATAAATCCAGATCCACTGCATATCTGCACGTTATAATCTTTTTCAATCACTGCTTGAATTGTATCCTGGATATCGCTAATTTTAACGTTTTCATTTTGAATGAGAGTTAAAACATCCTCTTTCTGGATATCTGAAGATGAATAACTTATATCAAAGGGCACTTTGTTCCGTGTTATGAATTGATGGATGGTTTGATCCGGCCGGGCATTTACCAGGCAAGTGGATGGGTCTGTTTGAAGCACTACCAGGGCTCTATATGGATTTTTATCAACCAAATCAATGGAACTGGTGTTATCATGGATAAATCCACTATTAATGTCCTTAATGGCTCTGTACCTTGAGATTAAGGTACCGGAGTTATCGAAAACAACAGCTTTCATGGTTTTATAATATTCCTTCGTGACTTAAATAATTAATAAATCTTGAAAATCCTTTTCAAATGATCCTTTTCTATATGTATTAACTATAATATCTTTAATTCAGGTTATTAAAGTGGAGTAGATGAAATAAACTCCTAAAAACACCAGGAAAATACCACAAATCATCATCATGATCCGGTAACGTTTACCTGGGAGCACACCTCTTCCTTTGCTGGTGAAAAAAGACACAATGCTGTACCAACTGAGATCTGCTCCCCAGTGGCCTACCAGGAAACTCAAAACTCCTATTATCCCGGCTAATTCTATTCCCTTAAGCATGAAAGCCCAGCCTATAGTGGCCCACCAGAGGTAGAAGTAGGGATTGGTCACACTGGTAATTATCCCACTTAGAACTGATCCCCTTTTTTCTATTGGCTCACCATCTCCCGGAATTTCCTCTGGCACCGGGGATCTGGCAATGCTGTAACCAATGTAGATAAGCATCACTCCTCCCACTCCTCCGATGATCATGGTCATCCACTGGGACCCAATAACCCAGCCCAGGCCCAAAACCAGGAGTATTATCAGGGTTGTCTCTGCAATTACATGCCCCAGAACTACCAGAGGCCCGGCTCGAGATCCCTTCTTAAGGGAATCAGAGATAGTAACAGTTAACATGGGTCCGGGGACCATTGCACCGGATAAACCCACCCAAAAAGAGGCCATCGCAAATAAAATAATTTCTATCCACATTTAAATCAAACAAATCATTAATTTGAATTTTAACTCATTTTTAGAGAATAATAATTTTAGAATAATAGAATGATACGATTCCTGACGATAATGAGTTTCAAAGGGAGTAAATAACATCATTAATCCTTTAATAAAGTTTTCAATCCCCTAATTTTTAATTTCCCCTAGGTTCGTTGTAATAATGATGAACTATTGAATTATACTAACCTATTGAATTACAGTTTTACGTATGATTTTATGTATAATCTAATTCATATTGTCTCTTTACTATTTTAATCCCTTTTGTAGTCTGAAAAACTGTAATACCTGTAATTGGTCAATATTGAGTTGATTCAGTGCATCCTTAGTATCTTAACTGGTTCAACACTTCCTTAGTATCTTAATTGGTTTAACACATTTTAGTATCGGGGTTGGTTCAGCACATCTATTATTCGGGATAACTGCTGGTCTATATCTTCAATCTGGTCATCTGTGAGGGATCGGGTTCTGGATAAGAACCGGAAGCGTTCGTATACATGGCCCATTTTATTCAGGACTTCGCTTCGATTTACTTTCTGGTACATTCACATCACCAGAACTAGATTGAACTTTCAAACCTATATATCTTACTAAATAGGGAGGTTGCACTTCCAAACCATTGTAAAAAGTAAAAAAATGGCTTTTGATTAACTGATAAAGTCAAAATCCACTCCAAAGCCCTTTTTTCTGGCTCTACGGTAAATAAGCCCTGCAGTTACCACATCCTGAACTGCCAAGCCAGTGGAGTCAAAAATGGTGATTTCATCCCCTTCTCTACCAGTTTCTTTTCCAATGATCACGTCACCCAGTTTTGCATGGATATCCTTCTGTTTAATGACTCCCTGGGAGACAGGAACATTGATTTCTCCACTGTGGCTGGCTTGATCCCATGAATCAATAACGATCCTTGACTTTAAGAGTAACCGGGTTTCCAATTCCTGTTTACTGGGGGCATCGGCACCCATGGCGTTGATATGAGTTCCGGGGCTGATCCAGTCAGCACTGATCAGAGGCTTCCGTGAGGGGGTTGTGGTTACAACCACGTCAACATTCTTCACAGCTTCTTGAGCAGTTTCCACGGCTTCCACATCAAAATCATAAAGTTTTGACGCAGTTTTAGCAAAATTAGTTCGGGTACTGCAGGTTCTGCAGAAAACCTTGGCCTTTGTAATATCCATAACCTCGTTCAGGGCCATTAACTGGGTGCAGGCTTGTTTTCCAGCTCCAATTATTCCCAAAGTCTCAGAGTCTGGCCGGGCAAGATATTTGGTGGCCACTCCTGCTGCGGCACCGGTCCGCAGGTCGGTTATTAGGGTTCCATCCATAACTGCCAGGGGGAATCCAGTTGCTGGATCTACTAGCTCAATGACTGCCATTACCGTGGGTAACTTGTGCTCCAGGGGATTTTTAGGAT belongs to uncultured Methanobacterium sp. and includes:
- a CDS encoding TMEM175 family protein, which translates into the protein MPDKNAIKSTGINAKRIETLVDGVFAIAMTLLVLGITVPSIANPTEAGLYQALINLLPNFYSYFISFILLAVFWRINHNQFNRIKRADGTLLWIIIIWLLFVALLPFSAFFIGEYGNFRIPNIFFDLNLFAIGFLLFLNWRHALNSGLVDGVDDEMRRTSLRLNLILPVISLLALGVTYLPFMKEVGYAWSSLVYLIIPLMKRFY
- a CDS encoding DUF362 domain-containing protein encodes the protein MSSEVYFSNFRSRNQKENKTSKIKRLFDRAEFGKFLQKDDLTAIKLHFGEKGNDAYLKPVLVNAVIEKTLDYQAKPFLTDTNTLYYGSRHNSVDHLQTAIKNGFAYAVTGAPVVIADGIRGDNWIRVEVDLKHFHKVKIAGDIENSDSMLVLSHFKGHGMSGFGGAIKNLAMGCASAPGKIEQHRCAQPVINDNCNACGKCLASCPLSIITLVEDKAVINLDACVACNNCLSACPESAIELDFNSLTEFMERMVEYAYGAVKSKKGKVGYINFLMDITPDCDCEAFSDAPIVPDIGILASTDPVALDSASYDLVNQQVGLENSLLEHQHLQGSDKFRGIWEGVNGRVLLEYAEEVGLGFQEYEMINL
- a CDS encoding LysE family transporter, whose translation is MWIEIILFAMASFWVGLSGAMVPGPMLTVTISDSLKKGSRAGPLVVLGHVIAETTLIILLVLGLGWVIGSQWMTMIIGGVGGVMLIYIGYSIARSPVPEEIPGDGEPIEKRGSVLSGIITSVTNPYFYLWWATIGWAFMLKGIELAGIIGVLSFLVGHWGADLSWYSIVSFFTSKGRGVLPGKRYRIMMMICGIFLVFLGVYFIYSTLIT
- the ala gene encoding alanine dehydrogenase, which translates into the protein MSGTLLLKQSEIKELISMKEVVESVETAFKAYAERDVQMPAKEYLFFHEGDLRIMPCYVRSSEEAGVKCVNVHPKNPLEHKLPTVMAVIELVDPATGFPLAVMDGTLITDLRTGAAAGVATKYLARPDSETLGIIGAGKQACTQLMALNEVMDITKAKVFCRTCSTRTNFAKTASKLYDFDVEAVETAQEAVKNVDVVVTTTPSRKPLISADWISPGTHINAMGADAPSKQELETRLLLKSRIVIDSWDQASHSGEINVPVSQGVIKQKDIHAKLGDVIIGKETGREGDEITIFDSTGLAVQDVVTAGLIYRRARKKGFGVDFDFIS
- a CDS encoding DUF6790 family protein, which produces MDTAYTWLILGIIGALIMLGIQFYSKRVLTIKKILEITLLSLLVVTVGFGSIWAAIGHSFFANQVASSIGWAPGSPFQQEVAFANLAFGVLGILCIWIRGNFWTATVIGVSIFLLGDALGHITNIFATGNQASGNAGAVLVLDILVPVLLITLLAVYRVMEERAVRSAIKSLERSL
- a CDS encoding HAD family hydrolase, producing MKAVVFDNSGTLISRYRAIKDINSGFIHDNTSSIDLVDKNPYRALVVLQTDPSTCLVNARPDQTIHQFITRNKVPFDISYSSSDIQKEDVLTLIQNENVKISDIQDTIQAVIEKDYNVQICSGSGFIMNTRTGHIEFTITAGGKIFPEVQEVVEELKKRSFHIYVASGDRMKSLEELASFIHIPSENVFGTADSWRKKEIVAGLKSRYRVMMVGNSANDILALKEADVGVLTTQQAEETPQKVFDAADVVVGNIKEILDINF